A stretch of Lepisosteus oculatus isolate fLepOcu1 chromosome 11, fLepOcu1.hap2, whole genome shotgun sequence DNA encodes these proteins:
- the rnf145a gene encoding RING finger protein 145, with protein sequence MALKEKLEAALNVGLRVPSIMLLDALYRWDVSSFFQQIQRSSLNNNPLFQYKYLALYLHYVGYILSVVLLTLPRQHLVQLYLYVLTALLLFAGHQISRDYVRSELESGYEGPLYLEPLSMNRFTTALVGQLVVCTLCSCVMQTKQIWLFSAHLLPLVARLCLVPLETIVFINRFAMIFTGLEVLYFLASNLLVPYNLAKTAYRELVQVVEVYGLLALGMSLWNQLVVPVLFMSFWLVLFALQIYSYFSTRDQPTSRERLLFLFLTSIAECCSTPYSLLGLVFTVSFVALGVLTLCKFYLQGYRAFMNDNTMHRGMTEGITLLILAVQTGLIELQVIHRAFLLSIILFIVVASILQSMLEIADPIVLALGASRDKSLWKHFRAVSLCLFLLIFPAYMAYMICQFFHMDFWLLIIISSSVLTSLQVLGTLFIYVLFMVEEFRKEPVENMDDVIYYVNGTYRLLEFLVALCVVAYGVSETVFGEWTVMGSTIIFVHSYYNVWLRAQLGWQSFLLRRDAVTKIKSLPTATQEQLEKHNDICAICYQDMKSAVITPCSHFFHAGCLKKWLYVQETCPLCHSQLKSQSATATAATPPQEAQGVGQLPQDPAPPNPEEAGPAEPLPEGGAVPGGTDSTGEGSCAPEAQPHPESGLPAPHDASQEGLGAGLHPTHLDPLENCPQSVGGRDQGWEGQAPSPMECQETVCASRNSAGCMPGGPTCATGVSEGQAAPATREH encoded by the exons ATGGCGCTGAAGGAGAAGCTGGAGGCCGCGCTGAACGTGGGGCTGAGGGTCCCCAGCATCATGCTGCTGGACGCGCTGTACCGCTGGGACGTCAGCTCCTTCTTCCAGCAGATCCAGAGGAGCAGCCTCAACAACAACCCCCTCTTCCAGTACAAGTACCTGGCGCTGTACCTGCACTACGTGG GTTACATCCTGAGCGTGGTTCTCCTGACTCTGCCCCGCCAACACCTGGTCCAGCTGTACCTGTACGTCCTCACGGCGCTGCTCCTCTTCGCTGGCCACCAGATCTCCAG AGACTACGTGAGGAGCGAGTTGGAGTCGGGGTACGAAGGGCCTCTGTACCTGGAGCCACTGTCCATGAACCGCTTCACCACAGCTCTCGTGG GGCAGCTTGTGGTGTGCACTCTGTGCTCCTGCGTCATGCAGACCAAACAGATATGGCTCTTCTCTGCTCACCTGCTCCCTCTGGTGGCCCGACTGTGCCTGGTGCCCCTGGAGACAATTGTGTTCATCAACCGCTTTGCCATGATCTTCACTGGCTTGGAGGTTCTCTACTTCCTGGCCTCCAATTTGCTGGTGCCCTACAACCTGGCCAAGACTGCGTACCGAGAGCTTGTGCAG GTGGTGGAGGTGTATGGTCTCTTGGCTCTGGGCATGTCCCTGTGGAATCAGCTGGTGGTTCCTGTCCTCTTCATGAGTTTTTGGCTGGTCCTGTTTGCCCTTCAGATCTACTCATACTTCAGCACCCGTGACCAGCCAACCTCCCGGGAGAGACTGCTGTTCCTCTTCCTCACCAG CATCGCCGAGTGCTGCAGCACCCCCTACTCCTTGCTGGGGCTGGTCTTCACCGTCTCCTTCGTGGCGCTGGGCGTCCTCACACTCTGCAAGTTCTACCTGCAGGGCTACCGCGCCTTCATGAACGACAACACCATGCACCG GGGCATGACCGAGGGGATCACTCTCCTCATCCTGGCCGTGCAGACCGGCCTGATCGAGCTGCAGGTCATCCACAGAGCCTTCCTCCTCAGCATCATCCTCTTCATCGTGGTGGCCTCCATCCTGCAGTCCATGCTGGAGATCGCTGACCCCATCGTGCTGGCACTGGGAGCCTCGCGAGACAA GAGCCTATGGAAGCACTTCCGCGCGGTGAGCCTGTGCCTCTTCCTGCTGATATTCCCCGCCTACATGGCCTACATGATCTGCCAGTTCTTCCACATGGACTTCTGGCTGCTCATCATCATCTCCAGCAGCGTCCTCACCTCGTTGCAG GTTCTGGGCACGCTGTTCATCTACGTGCTGTTCATGGTGGAGGAGTTCCGCAAGGAGCCTGTGGAGAACATGGACGACGTCATCTACTACGTCAACGGCACCTACCGGCTGCTGGAGTTCCTGGTGGCGCTCTGCGTGGTGGCCTACGGCGTGTCCGAGACCGTCTTCGGGGAGTGGACGGTCATGGGCTCCACCATCATCTTCGTCCACTCCTACTACAACGTGTGGCTGCGCGCCCAGCTGGGCTGGCAGAGCTTCCTGCTGCGCCGCGACGCCGTCACCAAGATCAAGTCCCTGCCCACCGCCACGCAGGAGCAGCTGGAGAAGCACAACGACATCTGTGCCATCTGCTACCAG GACATGAAGTCTGCAGTCATCACTCCCTGTAGTCACTTCTTCCATGCTGGCTGCCTGAAAAAGTGGCTGTATGTCCAAGAGACCTGCCCCCTCTGCCACAGCCAGCTCAAGAGCCAATCAGCGACGGCCACGGCCGCCACGCCTCCACAGGAAGCACAGGGGGTGGGGCAGCTGCCACAGGATCCTGCTCCTCCAAACCCAGAGGAGGCGGGGCCTGCAGAGCCCCTCCCAGAGGGCGGGGCCGTTCCGGGGGGAACAGACTCTACAGGAGAGGGTAGCTGCGCACCGGAGGCCCAGCCTCACCCTGAATCGGGTCTCCCAGCGCCCCATGACGCCAGTCAGGAGGGACTTGGCGCTGGCCTCCACCCTACACACCTTGACCCCCTTGAGAACTGTCCCCAGTCTGTGGGCGGGCGGGACCAGGGTTGGGAAGGGCAGGCTCCTTCTCCGATGGAGTGCCAGGAAACTGTCTGCGCCAGCCGGAACTCCGCAGGGTGCATGCCAGGAGGGCCTACCTGTGCCACCGGTGTGTCTGAAGGCCAGGCCGCGCCAGCGACCCGGGAACACTGA